Proteins found in one Lysinibacillus fusiformis genomic segment:
- a CDS encoding methyl-accepting chemotaxis protein: MKKLLGNLNIMAKIGMLIPVITVFLGGMSFLNYLNVSNELESSIENEMSILADDVAGSVESKLHAHIQLINSAKTTIESADSMMTREQFIRYVQQLLPFNKETYGMGLWLEEDAAKGEIFGPYAYKEEEKIVSTDAYEDPAYHFHEQDWYRNSIQSNKVVHTAPYFDEALGEMFISFGTQIVKDSTPIGVITGDYVLDSIQTIVSDVKIRESGYAFLIDENGKILTHPDVKKVNNETIQQYLNIPVEQLSEQQKLIHTGSEGKDFTLQFKQLQDMPWKLILLVPTNELYGEIEAMLQQQIVISVVLIVLIAISIYFLARYIRGEVKTMNTHLGYLATGDLTQQMAVHTKDEFGEMALYYNDSVEALGSMMQRIVAETETVASTAEELTASVQEVNKTVTEVAISMQEVAENTSSQQQVSGELEGVTTQLGGDMKTAMDDLHEAVQQSQTTSELATGGSQKIQAFVDDIVHLHAQVDSSANLVNGLKEHSTQIEQMSQLISAITDQTNLLSLNAAIEAARAGEAGKGFAVVAGEVKALAEQTSRASLDIAKVVQTIQEQMNEAVVMMEQSRKIAHQGIGSVQQAGMTFDTIASAIEGLQNTMQKTSKTTSNAFENLHEVTVKVQAISKQALATNDHTLNVSAITEEQASTMNEMSIASEQLAQLAQNLQEEATKFTI, encoded by the coding sequence ATGAAAAAGCTATTAGGAAATTTAAATATTATGGCAAAAATCGGAATGCTTATTCCTGTCATCACTGTTTTTTTAGGTGGTATGTCCTTCCTTAACTATTTGAACGTATCCAACGAACTTGAAAGCTCTATTGAAAATGAAATGTCTATACTAGCGGATGACGTTGCAGGCTCCGTTGAGAGCAAACTGCATGCGCACATTCAGCTTATAAATAGTGCAAAGACAACAATAGAATCGGCTGACAGTATGATGACCAGAGAACAATTTATTCGCTACGTACAACAGCTATTGCCTTTCAATAAGGAAACGTATGGTATGGGATTATGGCTAGAGGAAGATGCGGCAAAGGGTGAAATTTTTGGACCGTATGCCTATAAGGAAGAAGAAAAAATTGTCTCTACGGATGCTTATGAAGATCCTGCCTATCATTTTCATGAGCAAGATTGGTATCGTAACAGTATCCAATCTAATAAGGTAGTTCATACAGCACCTTATTTCGATGAAGCTTTAGGAGAAATGTTTATTTCATTTGGTACACAAATTGTGAAGGATTCTACTCCCATTGGCGTCATTACAGGAGACTATGTATTAGATTCAATTCAAACCATCGTTTCTGATGTGAAAATTCGAGAGAGCGGTTATGCATTTTTAATTGATGAAAATGGGAAAATTTTAACGCATCCTGATGTCAAAAAAGTAAATAATGAAACGATTCAGCAGTATTTGAACATACCTGTTGAACAGTTATCTGAGCAACAAAAGCTGATACATACAGGGAGTGAAGGTAAAGATTTTACCTTGCAATTTAAGCAACTACAGGATATGCCATGGAAGTTGATATTACTTGTTCCAACCAATGAGCTTTACGGCGAAATAGAGGCCATGCTCCAGCAGCAAATCGTGATCAGTGTCGTTCTGATTGTACTTATTGCGATTAGTATTTATTTCCTTGCTCGTTATATCCGTGGAGAAGTGAAAACGATGAATACGCATTTAGGCTATCTTGCTACAGGTGATTTAACGCAACAAATGGCCGTTCATACAAAGGATGAATTTGGTGAAATGGCGCTGTATTATAATGACTCTGTGGAAGCATTAGGTTCGATGATGCAGCGCATTGTCGCTGAAACGGAGACAGTTGCTTCTACCGCGGAGGAATTAACAGCAAGTGTACAGGAGGTCAATAAAACTGTCACAGAAGTAGCTATTTCTATGCAAGAGGTGGCAGAAAATACGAGTTCCCAACAACAGGTGAGCGGGGAGTTAGAAGGTGTAACAACACAATTAGGTGGGGATATGAAGACCGCCATGGATGATTTACATGAAGCGGTCCAACAATCGCAAACAACTTCTGAACTGGCTACAGGAGGCTCACAAAAAATACAAGCTTTCGTGGATGATATTGTCCATCTTCATGCACAGGTAGACAGCAGTGCCAATCTAGTGAATGGCTTGAAGGAGCATTCGACTCAAATAGAGCAAATGAGTCAGCTCATTTCGGCTATTACCGACCAAACCAATTTACTATCACTTAATGCTGCCATTGAGGCGGCACGAGCAGGCGAAGCAGGGAAAGGATTTGCCGTTGTAGCAGGAGAGGTCAAAGCACTTGCTGAACAAACTAGCCGTGCTTCGTTAGATATTGCAAAGGTCGTGCAGACGATTCAGGAACAAATGAATGAAGCGGTAGTGATGATGGAGCAAAGTCGAAAAATTGCCCATCAAGGTATTGGTTCTGTCCAGCAAGCAGGCATGACCTTCGATACGATTGCCAGCGCAATTGAAGGACTCCAAAACACGATGCAAAAGACAAGTAAAACGACATCGAATGCCTTTGAAAATCTGCATGAAGTGACCGTAAAAGTGCAAGCAATTAGCAAACAGGCACTTGCAACGAATGATCATACATTAAATGTATCGGCCATCACGGAGGAGCAGGCATCTACCATGAATGAAATGTCCATAGCCTCTGAGCAGTTAGCACAACTTGCTCAAAATCTGCAAGAAGAAGCAACTAAGTTCACTATTTAA
- a CDS encoding ferredoxin reductase family protein, with translation MSAYKGILFILFIMCGSALLWYFAKPMAPIHPLNTLSHVIGGLAMTSLFLVFFLATRSKILERWFYGLERVYFYHKLLAILSLGLILIHGQLQKMVPDEELTHRTSLNEFAKELGELAQYGFIILIVLAFIAKFLKYEHWRWLHRLLLVPYAFGIYHAYFSSHYDLLQPSALGIFTALTTTIGCMSALYMLTMYQDMFFPYKGHISSIQKLNPNVMEVELTLAKRLDFRPGQFLFLKIFQEGIEKAPHPFSISGGHGQQINITMKAVGDYTKQIYNLIQIHTEVAVDGPYGHFDFDKGHEQQLWIAGGMGITPFLAYLHTKPDKKIDLYYSFHGQDNAIYKDFLQDYAQANDHFTVTLIDTTQQGRLSVDALSIPAQTSIFICGPKKMIKHFKSAAPKKNVQWEAFSFKS, from the coding sequence ATGAGCGCTTATAAAGGAATACTTTTTATTTTATTCATTATGTGCGGTAGTGCTTTGCTTTGGTATTTTGCCAAACCTATGGCACCCATCCATCCGTTGAACACACTAAGTCATGTCATTGGAGGCTTAGCCATGACTAGTTTATTCCTTGTATTCTTCTTAGCTACAAGAAGTAAAATTTTGGAGCGTTGGTTCTATGGTCTTGAGCGAGTCTATTTTTATCATAAATTACTAGCTATCCTTTCACTTGGATTGATTCTTATCCACGGGCAATTACAAAAAATGGTTCCTGATGAGGAGCTAACACATCGAACGTCACTCAATGAATTCGCTAAAGAACTTGGTGAGCTTGCCCAATATGGCTTTATCATCCTAATTGTTCTTGCCTTTATTGCAAAATTCCTGAAGTATGAGCATTGGCGTTGGCTCCATCGCTTATTACTTGTGCCCTATGCATTCGGTATTTATCATGCTTATTTTTCTAGCCACTATGATTTATTACAGCCCTCAGCTTTAGGTATTTTTACAGCACTCACAACTACAATTGGATGTATGTCTGCCCTTTATATGCTGACAATGTATCAGGATATGTTCTTTCCCTATAAAGGTCATATTTCATCCATTCAAAAGTTGAATCCCAATGTAATGGAAGTTGAGCTGACGCTGGCGAAAAGGCTTGATTTTCGGCCAGGACAATTTCTCTTTCTGAAAATCTTTCAAGAAGGCATCGAAAAAGCACCGCATCCCTTCTCTATTTCTGGGGGTCATGGGCAACAAATCAATATTACGATGAAAGCTGTTGGAGATTATACCAAACAGATCTACAACCTTATTCAAATCCATACAGAGGTGGCTGTAGATGGTCCATATGGTCATTTTGATTTCGACAAAGGGCATGAGCAGCAGCTATGGATTGCTGGTGGTATGGGCATCACACCATTTCTTGCCTATTTACACACGAAGCCTGATAAGAAAATTGACTTATATTATTCTTTTCACGGGCAAGACAATGCCATTTACAAAGATTTTTTACAGGATTATGCGCAAGCAAACGACCATTTTACAGTCACGTTGATCGATACAACGCAGCAGGGCAGGCTCTCTGTTGATGCATTATCCATCCCTGCACAAACAAGTATTTTTATTTGTGGACCCAAAAAAATGATCAAGCATTTCAAATCGGCTGCACCTAAGAAAAATGTGCAGTGGGAAGCCTTTTCTTTTAAATCCTAA
- a CDS encoding metal-dependent hydrolase, whose product MQGNTHIVGGITASLAFAQFSNDNPLVLVGAGVIGALLPDICHRGSKIGRTFPLIAKLVNTIFGHRSFTHSLLFLISMMVLLHMLIPYRAISIGIIIGMASHIVLDMCTKKGVKLFFPASVSIRFPLTTKTGSKVEGVVLMLLSMLSIYLSYELIVRFIEAI is encoded by the coding sequence ATGCAAGGGAATACCCATATCGTTGGGGGCATTACAGCAAGTCTTGCCTTTGCACAGTTTTCAAATGATAACCCACTTGTCCTAGTAGGTGCAGGGGTTATCGGTGCATTACTTCCAGATATTTGTCATAGAGGTAGTAAAATAGGTCGTACATTTCCCCTCATCGCAAAGCTAGTGAATACGATATTTGGACATCGTTCCTTTACACATAGTTTGTTGTTTTTAATAAGCATGATGGTGTTATTACATATGTTGATTCCTTATCGAGCGATATCTATTGGAATTATTATCGGAATGGCTAGCCATATCGTACTTGATATGTGTACAAAAAAAGGGGTCAAATTGTTTTTCCCCGCATCTGTCTCTATTCGTTTTCCGCTTACAACGAAAACAGGTAGCAAGGTGGAAGGGGTTGTACTGATGTTGTTATCAATGCTATCCATCTATTTGAGCTATGAATTGATTGTAAGATTTATTGAGGCAATCTAA
- a CDS encoding squalene/phytoene synthase family protein, whose product MNEQKRLYKEAMQVLKDTSRTFYIPITFLKNDLKVSVAAAYLAMRAIDEIEDHEELSNDVKFDLLSATSELLKDTFNEEAYQALLAPYADQLPEVSLRLADWLTFCPEESRKIVQASTSEMAFGMAKWSKANWQVHTREDLDDYTYYVAGLVGTMLSELWAWGAGVQTDRELAIGYGRGLQAVNILRNQHEDLDERGVSFVPDGWTREDLFAYAEENLAKADLYMKDINKRTILLFCRLPLALAHKTLKAMQEGREKMTRAEVEQTVEEVQAD is encoded by the coding sequence GTGAACGAGCAAAAAAGACTTTACAAAGAAGCGATGCAGGTTTTGAAAGATACAAGCCGCACGTTTTATATACCGATTACTTTTTTAAAAAATGATTTAAAGGTGTCTGTGGCTGCTGCGTATTTAGCTATGCGTGCCATTGATGAAATTGAAGACCATGAAGAGCTTTCTAATGATGTGAAATTTGATTTGCTGTCAGCAACGAGCGAATTATTAAAGGACACTTTTAATGAAGAAGCCTATCAAGCATTACTCGCGCCTTATGCAGACCAATTACCTGAAGTATCTCTTCGTTTAGCAGATTGGCTGACATTTTGCCCTGAGGAATCCAGAAAAATTGTGCAGGCTTCCACAAGTGAAATGGCTTTTGGTATGGCAAAATGGTCAAAAGCCAATTGGCAGGTCCACACACGTGAGGATTTAGATGATTATACATACTACGTGGCTGGGCTTGTTGGGACGATGCTGTCTGAGCTTTGGGCATGGGGTGCAGGCGTTCAAACCGATCGCGAGCTAGCAATTGGCTACGGTCGCGGATTACAGGCTGTCAACATCTTACGAAATCAGCATGAGGATTTAGATGAACGTGGTGTAAGTTTCGTACCTGACGGGTGGACACGCGAGGATTTATTTGCTTATGCAGAAGAAAATTTAGCTAAAGCAGATCTGTATATGAAGGATATCAATAAACGTACTATTCTGCTGTTCTGCCGCCTACCACTTGCCTTAGCCCACAAAACACTAAAGGCAATGCAGGAAGGACGAGAAAAAATGACTCGTGCCGAGGTTGAGCAGACTGTTGAAGAGGTACAGGCCGACTAA
- a CDS encoding SDR family NAD(P)-dependent oxidoreductase encodes MGRLDNKIAMITGGASGMGAAMAKLFAQEGATVIAADINEENLAKISELDNVEGMKLDVSSDENWAEVTKAIVEKYGRIDILINNAGISSEKGPDQITQADWSIMHNINAFGPFLGIKHASNYMKEAGKGSIVNTSSYTAIIGAGFNAYTASKGSLRAIARAAASELGAFNVRVNTVFPGVIETPMTAKLSEAKEAMDMLVRATPMGRLGQPEEVANAILFLASDEASYITGAELVIDGGYSAR; translated from the coding sequence ATGGGACGTTTAGATAATAAAATTGCGATGATTACTGGTGGCGCATCTGGTATGGGTGCAGCAATGGCGAAATTGTTTGCGCAAGAGGGAGCTACGGTAATTGCGGCTGATATTAATGAAGAGAACCTAGCAAAAATCTCCGAGCTAGACAATGTAGAGGGCATGAAATTAGATGTTTCCTCAGACGAAAACTGGGCAGAAGTGACGAAAGCCATTGTCGAGAAATATGGTCGCATTGATATTTTAATTAACAATGCTGGTATTTCATCCGAAAAAGGACCAGATCAAATTACACAAGCGGACTGGTCAATCATGCATAATATCAATGCTTTTGGTCCATTCCTAGGCATTAAACATGCGTCTAACTATATGAAAGAAGCTGGGAAAGGCTCTATTGTTAATACATCCTCTTACACAGCGATTATTGGCGCAGGCTTTAATGCTTATACAGCCTCTAAAGGGTCTTTACGTGCGATTGCTCGAGCAGCGGCATCAGAGCTTGGTGCTTTCAATGTTCGTGTTAATACAGTATTCCCTGGTGTCATTGAAACACCCATGACAGCTAAATTATCTGAAGCAAAAGAAGCAATGGATATGTTAGTAAGAGCAACACCAATGGGTCGCCTTGGCCAACCAGAGGAAGTAGCAAATGCTATTTTATTTTTAGCATCAGATGAAGCTTCTTATATTACAGGTGCTGAGCTTGTCATTGACGGTGGCTATTCAGCACGCTAA
- the coaW gene encoding type II pantothenate kinase, with protein MPKAIGIDAGGTLTKVAYLDQHNELILTTFPSNDLQSVKKWIIDHPDIEDIGVTGGRTEQLLDVIKTMKSIHYIVEFEATLKGVRFLLNKEGYFFERSMITNIGTGTSIHYMEGNTHIRVGGTGVGGGTLIGLSALTTGITDYNELREMADNGHRESIDLLVKDIYQGMDTPIDGHLTASNFGKVGITKSIKHPAEDIIATVQGLVGEVITTLSIQYAEEKKAQHIVYIGSTLSNNAHLARVIANYTRTKKHTPVFINDHGFSGAVGALFNITEYTIV; from the coding sequence ATGCCAAAGGCTATAGGTATTGATGCAGGCGGCACATTGACAAAGGTTGCTTATTTAGATCAACACAATGAGCTTATTTTAACAACCTTTCCGTCTAATGATTTGCAATCTGTAAAAAAATGGATTATTGACCATCCAGATATTGAGGATATTGGTGTTACGGGGGGACGTACAGAGCAATTACTTGATGTCATTAAAACAATGAAATCGATTCATTATATAGTGGAATTTGAAGCAACATTAAAGGGTGTCCGATTTTTATTAAATAAAGAAGGCTACTTTTTTGAGCGTAGTATGATCACCAATATTGGGACAGGCACTTCCATTCATTATATGGAAGGCAATACCCATATTCGCGTTGGCGGAACAGGCGTTGGTGGTGGTACATTAATTGGATTGTCAGCGCTTACAACAGGTATTACCGATTACAATGAGCTACGAGAAATGGCTGACAATGGCCATCGTGAGAGTATTGATTTATTGGTTAAGGACATTTATCAGGGCATGGATACACCGATTGATGGTCATTTAACTGCGAGTAATTTTGGGAAAGTAGGCATTACAAAGTCCATCAAACATCCGGCCGAGGATATTATTGCGACGGTTCAGGGACTAGTAGGCGAAGTCATCACAACACTTAGCATTCAATATGCGGAAGAAAAAAAGGCTCAGCATATTGTCTATATTGGATCAACTCTCAGCAATAATGCTCATCTTGCCCGTGTGATTGCAAATTATACACGCACGAAGAAGCATACACCTGTCTTTATAAACGATCATGGCTTTTCAGGCGCTGTCGGAGCATTGTTCAACATTACAGAATATACAATTGTCTAG
- a CDS encoding DUF3889 domain-containing protein: MRKFYLLGLLFVCLAVFIQTPMVANAQQETPAYAKWGQMAIKEVKAKYPTAKIVDYLHEGKEVHGTSTIEKFKLWLKQPDKEFGVYVRISYQTTTQEVEKIEFQESTS; encoded by the coding sequence GTGAGAAAATTTTATTTACTTGGACTTCTTTTTGTTTGTCTTGCTGTGTTTATACAAACACCAATGGTCGCAAATGCACAACAAGAAACACCCGCTTATGCAAAATGGGGACAGATGGCTATCAAAGAGGTAAAGGCAAAATATCCTACGGCCAAGATTGTGGATTATTTGCATGAAGGCAAGGAAGTACATGGAACATCAACCATTGAGAAGTTTAAGCTTTGGCTTAAGCAGCCTGATAAGGAATTTGGTGTTTATGTCAGAATCAGCTATCAAACCACAACGCAAGAAGTAGAAAAAATTGAATTTCAAGAAAGTACTTCATAA
- a CDS encoding DJ-1/PfpI family protein: protein MGKKVLILAGDAVEALEIFYPYYRCLEAGYDVTIAAPSAKKLQTVLHDFVDGVDTYIERPAYGLEAHASFADVDPTHFDGLIIPGGRAPEYIRLNEHVPPLVSHFFETNKPIAAVCHAAQIFATIPEVLKGRELTAYIACKPEVQVAGATYIDANLHTDGNLVSGHAWPDLPGLMRAFIEKLEG from the coding sequence ATGGGGAAAAAGGTTTTAATACTTGCAGGAGATGCAGTAGAAGCTTTAGAGATTTTTTATCCTTATTATCGTTGTCTTGAGGCAGGCTATGATGTCACTATTGCAGCACCATCAGCTAAGAAATTACAGACCGTATTACACGATTTTGTAGATGGCGTCGATACATACATCGAGCGACCTGCCTATGGTTTAGAGGCACATGCTTCTTTTGCTGATGTTGATCCAACCCATTTCGATGGATTGATTATTCCTGGTGGTCGTGCGCCAGAATACATTCGTTTAAATGAGCATGTTCCACCACTCGTGTCCCATTTTTTCGAAACCAATAAACCGATTGCAGCCGTTTGTCACGCAGCACAAATTTTCGCGACTATTCCTGAAGTGCTAAAAGGACGTGAGCTAACAGCCTATATTGCCTGCAAGCCAGAGGTGCAGGTGGCGGGCGCAACTTATATTGATGCCAATCTTCATACAGATGGCAATTTAGTAAGTGGGCATGCATGGCCTGATTTACCAGGCTTGATGCGTGCATTTATTGAAAAGCTAGAAGGTTAA
- a CDS encoding MarR family winged helix-turn-helix transcriptional regulator, translating into MNPIFHALFQKNRYLTNCLNEVLKQHHLYSSQWTILYCLHKNGPMTLTQIWKYLNVEAPSITRAITRLESLGWVQRLDGEDKREKIVTLSAQAEERLPAITATILAFEEEMVGSLTAEEQQQFLKLLEKMKG; encoded by the coding sequence ATGAATCCAATTTTCCATGCTTTATTCCAAAAAAATCGCTATTTAACTAATTGCTTAAATGAAGTGCTGAAGCAGCATCATTTATATAGTTCTCAATGGACCATTTTATATTGCTTACATAAAAATGGGCCGATGACATTAACGCAAATTTGGAAGTATTTAAATGTAGAAGCGCCAAGTATCACAAGAGCGATTACAAGGCTTGAGTCATTGGGCTGGGTACAACGATTAGATGGTGAGGATAAACGAGAAAAGATTGTGACTTTATCTGCACAAGCAGAGGAGCGCCTACCAGCCATTACAGCAACTATTCTAGCATTTGAAGAAGAAATGGTAGGGTCATTAACTGCTGAAGAACAGCAGCAATTTCTGAAGCTATTGGAAAAAATGAAAGGTTGA
- a CDS encoding MFS transporter: MQQEENTQIWTKRFISLFLTNISVFFVFYGLVTTLPLYAIGELHQTDKEAGLLLSGFLLSAIIVRPFSGKLLDVFGKKKLLVLSIVGYFICTVLYLFIHPFGLLLGLRFIQGIFFSIITTAAGSLAADIVPAKRKGAGLGYFTMSTNLAVVIGPFIGLLLIQYSTFNVLFIVMSICVLAGGILALTVNTDDLPKPAHEGKLTFKFDDLFERKALPVAAIASLVAFSYASVLSFLSVYAQQKDLMAVASLFYAVFAASMLITRPYTGKLYDTKGPQFVIIPGIISFAIGLVMLAFVEGPVLFLSAAIFVGFGYGAVTTSLQALAVQSTAIQRSGYATATYFTMFDLGIALGSYILGMVAVQAGYASVYLSGAGLLGVVFIIYLVRLAKMKPKKVVNI; encoded by the coding sequence ATGCAGCAAGAAGAGAATACACAGATATGGACGAAGCGTTTCATTAGTCTATTTTTAACGAATATCTCAGTCTTTTTTGTATTTTATGGACTTGTAACGACTTTGCCTCTTTATGCAATAGGGGAGCTACATCAGACAGATAAGGAGGCAGGACTTCTATTGTCTGGCTTTTTATTGTCAGCTATCATTGTGCGCCCGTTTTCAGGAAAACTGTTGGATGTGTTTGGTAAGAAAAAACTATTAGTCCTCTCCATAGTGGGCTATTTTATTTGTACCGTCTTATATTTATTTATTCATCCATTTGGACTTTTACTTGGTCTTCGTTTTATTCAAGGGATTTTCTTTAGCATTATCACAACAGCCGCGGGTTCTTTAGCCGCAGATATTGTTCCTGCTAAACGAAAAGGGGCAGGGCTAGGCTATTTTACGATGTCTACGAATCTAGCAGTTGTCATCGGGCCATTTATCGGCTTATTATTAATTCAATATAGTACCTTTAACGTATTGTTCATTGTTATGAGTATTTGCGTTTTAGCAGGAGGAATTTTAGCGTTAACGGTCAATACCGATGATTTACCGAAACCTGCCCATGAAGGAAAACTAACCTTTAAATTTGATGATTTATTTGAGCGAAAAGCATTACCTGTTGCTGCGATTGCTAGTTTAGTAGCCTTTTCATATGCCAGTGTTTTATCCTTTTTATCGGTCTATGCACAGCAAAAGGATTTAATGGCAGTGGCCAGTCTTTTTTATGCAGTGTTTGCAGCATCCATGTTAATTACGCGTCCGTATACAGGTAAACTTTATGATACGAAGGGACCGCAATTTGTTATTATTCCTGGTATTATCTCCTTCGCCATCGGACTCGTTATGCTCGCTTTTGTAGAAGGACCCGTGTTATTTTTGAGTGCTGCTATTTTTGTAGGCTTTGGCTATGGTGCTGTGACGACAAGCTTGCAAGCATTAGCCGTTCAATCCACAGCCATCCAGCGAAGTGGCTACGCAACAGCAACCTATTTTACGATGTTTGACCTTGGGATCGCACTAGGTTCCTATATTTTGGGAATGGTGGCCGTACAGGCAGGTTATGCTTCAGTCTACTTGTCAGGTGCAGGTTTACTAGGGGTTGTCTTTATTATTTATCTAGTACGCCTTGCAAAGATGAAACCGAAAAAAGTAGTGAATATATAG
- a CDS encoding putative holin-like toxin — protein sequence MTIFEAMMVAISLSTLIVSVLALSFTFTQKK from the coding sequence TTGACTATTTTTGAAGCAATGATGGTTGCGATAAGTCTTTCAACACTTATTGTTTCGGTACTTGCATTGTCATTTACTTTTACACAAAAAAAGTAA
- a CDS encoding NUDIX hydrolase produces the protein MEPKWLEWAKQLQSIAQAGLTYSKDIYDLERFESLREISVDIIAHHTEMDKTVICDLFANETGYATPKIDIRAVVFRDNKILMVREKMDGDWSLPGGWGDIGLTPSEVAIKETKEESGFDVKAIKLISVLDKKCHPHPPSLYYVYKMFIQCEIIGGQAEEGMETNAVAFFAENELPSLSIARNTAS, from the coding sequence ATGGAACCAAAATGGCTTGAGTGGGCAAAACAACTACAATCAATTGCACAGGCAGGACTAACTTATTCGAAGGATATTTATGACTTAGAAAGGTTTGAATCATTAAGAGAAATAAGCGTGGACATCATAGCACACCATACGGAGATGGATAAGACGGTTATATGTGATTTATTTGCTAATGAGACGGGTTATGCGACACCCAAAATAGATATTAGGGCGGTTGTTTTTAGGGACAATAAAATATTAATGGTGAGAGAAAAGATGGATGGGGATTGGTCATTACCAGGTGGCTGGGGTGACATCGGACTTACGCCTAGTGAAGTAGCCATCAAAGAAACGAAAGAAGAATCGGGATTTGATGTAAAAGCAATCAAACTCATAAGTGTACTTGATAAGAAATGCCACCCTCATCCACCATCTCTCTACTATGTCTATAAAATGTTTATTCAATGTGAAATCATTGGGGGACAGGCAGAAGAGGGCATGGAAACTAATGCCGTTGCATTCTTTGCTGAAAATGAATTGCCCTCTCTATCAATAGCTAGAAATACAGCGTCATAA
- a CDS encoding response regulator transcription factor — protein sequence MNILICDDDKEIVRAISIYLENEGYQVFKAYNGIEAIDLIRDHVIHLIIMDIMMPKMDGITATMKIRQDNMIPLIMLSAKSEDYDKILGLNIGADDYMAKPFNPLELVARVKSQLRRYTTFGSLEMSSAVFQTGGLVIDDEQKVITVDKQEVHLTPVQYKILKLLTANAGRVFTIEEIYEKVWNVRAINPENTVSVHIRKIREKIEINPKEPKYLKVVWGVGYKVEKVEKY from the coding sequence TTGAACATTTTGATTTGTGATGATGATAAAGAAATTGTTAGAGCGATTAGCATTTATTTAGAAAATGAGGGCTATCAAGTATTCAAAGCTTACAATGGTATAGAGGCAATCGATCTTATTCGGGATCACGTTATTCACCTTATTATTATGGATATTATGATGCCAAAAATGGATGGGATTACGGCGACGATGAAGATTCGGCAAGATAATATGATTCCGTTAATTATGCTTTCTGCTAAGTCGGAGGATTATGACAAAATACTCGGATTAAATATCGGAGCAGATGATTATATGGCCAAGCCGTTTAATCCATTAGAACTTGTGGCTAGAGTGAAATCGCAGCTAAGAAGGTATACGACGTTTGGGAGTCTCGAGATGAGTAGTGCTGTATTTCAAACGGGCGGGCTTGTGATTGATGATGAACAAAAAGTCATTACTGTTGATAAACAAGAGGTTCATTTGACACCAGTGCAATATAAAATCTTAAAGCTTCTGACAGCCAATGCTGGTAGGGTGTTCACGATTGAAGAGATTTATGAAAAGGTATGGAATGTCAGGGCTATTAATCCTGAAAATACGGTTTCGGTTCATATTCGAAAGATTCGAGAAAAAATTGAAATTAATCCAAAAGAGCCGAAGTATTTAAAAGTTGTATGGGGAGTTGGGTATAAGGTTGAGAAAGTTGAGAAGTATTAG